Genomic window (Spirosoma sp. KCTC 42546):
AAGCAGACTCATGGCGTTCGGATCGAGAAAACGTAGCCTGCACCGTAGCGTGTCTGGATATAATCGGGACAACCCGCGTTAATCAATTTCCGACGCAGATTTTTGACGTGTGTGTACAGAAACTCATGCGAGTCGGCAGCATCCATAGCATCGCCCCAAACGTGTTCGGCAATCGCCGATTTTGATAAGAGTCGCTCGGCATTCGTGACTAAAAACAACAGGAGCTCATACTCTTTGCCCGTTAATTTTAGATCGGTATCGTGGATGCTCACCCGCTGCTGGTCGGGCCAGAGCGTAATATCCCCTGCTTGTACCTGCGCCTGCCCACCAAACAGTCGTCGGCGAAGTACAGATCGTAGCCGGGCGTTTAATTCGGGCAGGTGAAAGGGTTTGGTCAGGTAATCATCTGCCCCAGCATCGAGACCCGTGAGTTTGTCGGCCAGAGCATCTTTGGCTGTTACGACAATAATGCCTGCCGTTGACTGCCGCCGTTTCAGCGCCCGAACCAGATCGAGGCCGTTTCCGCCGGGCAGCATCAAATCGACCACAACACAGTCGTAGTCATAGTCGTGAGCTTTTTCAGTAGCCTGCTGGTATGTGTCGGCCGTAGTGACTGTATACCCTTCACTTTCCAGGTACTGGCTCACGGCTTTCTGTAAATCAGGCTCGTCTTCGACTAAAAGGATTTTCATTCCGAAAAGTAGAATGGGTAATGTAGAATGGGTAATGAATAATGTAGAATGAACAATGAATTCATTACCCATTCTACATTATTCATTACCCATTCTACATTATTACTGGCTCCATTCGGTAGGGGTACGATCCCAACGGTGACCTTTCAATTCACGTAATAATTCAGGCGATAAACCAGCTCCATCACTCGCTGCGGTATTAGCCTCTACATTTCGAATCTGGCGCATACCGGGAATGGTCGTATGCACATCAGGATTGCTCAGGATGAACCGCAGCGCCATTTCGGGCATGGTCATACCGGCCGGGATAAGGGGCTTAAGGGCATCGGCATGGTCGACGCTGCTGTTCAGGTTCTCGGGCACGAAATAAGTCGAACGCCAGTCGCTGGCCGGAAACGTAGTCTCTTTCGTGAACGTGCCGGTAAGGGTGCCCTCATCGAACGGGACACGGGCAATGACGCCGATGTTCATTTCGCGGCAAAGTGGAAACAGATTATCTTCCGGATTCTGGTCGAAGATGTTGTAAATGACCTGCACCGCATCAATGAGCCCTGTGCGGATCGTGTTCAGGCAATTGTCTGGTTCCCAGCGATTCACCGAAACACCCCACGCCCGAACTTTACCCTGCTGGGTGAGCTTCGTGACGGCTTCCTGCCATTCGTCGTAGTTGGCCCAACTGTCTTCCCAGACGTGAAACTGCTGCAAATCAATCGTTTCGACGCCAAGATTCTTCAGACTTTTTTCGGTGTATTCTACAATGTAATCGGCCGGGAAGACATCGTCCAGTTTAAAGTCCGGCTTCGATGGCCAGATACGATTTTTGGGTGGAATCTTGGTGGCGGCATACAACTGCTTGTCGGTGTTGTTTTTCAGCAGTTGATTAAGGATTTCTTCGCTAACGCCATCGGCGTAGGCCCAGGCGGTGTCGAAAAAATTGCAGCCCAGTTCAACGGAGCGTTGGAGGGCACGTAGCACTTCCTGTTTGTCGGAGCCAGTCCAGCCAGCGAGGCCCCACATACCATAGCCAATTTCAGAAACTTGCCAGCCCGTTCGGCCAAAGGTTCGGTAATTCATGAAGTAAGGGTTTTGTTTAAACACAGAGGCACAAAGAACACAGAGTTTTCTGTGAACTCCTTGCCTTTACAAACAATCTATTATTACTTGTTGAGTTTTCCATTGATTTTTCGATGAATGCCATCTCGCAGGAGTTCGACATTGAAATTAATGAGAAGACCTAGTTTCATCTGAGCCATCCGAAGATAAGTTAACGTCTGTATGTGATTGAGGGGAGTTAGCTCTTGCACGGCTTTCAATTCGATGACAATCATTTCCTCAACTACAATATCCATGAAGAATGTTTTGTTCAACAAGTGGCCTTTATAAACTACGGGTAATTCAACTTGCCGTTCAACGTGAAGCCCCAGCGCTTCTAATTCAAATGCTAGACATTCTTCATATACGCTTTCAAGCAATCCTGGTCCCAATTCGCGATGTACTTCAATGCAGGCACCTATAATCTTGTGATTTAAGGTGTTGTAAATACGTTCATTCATAGCGGTTACGGTTTATTGAACAAATATGAAATAATGTTTTTATTGGGCAATAGAAGAATAGGCTCCGCTTAAAGGCGATTCCACTGCTCAGAGACTGACTAGCGCATAAGCAAAACTCTGTGTTCTCTGTGCCTCTGTGGTTAATCATTTTTTAGTCAATGCATTTTTTAACCACAGAGGCACAGAGAACACAGAGAAAAGTACATGGATACGGATTCTGCGTTCTTAGTGTCGTCATAACTCAACTTTATTTTGTCTTTAAATAGCTTTAAATCAATGAAAACTATGCTGGTTCGTATTGTTCGTATGACGTTTCAGGAAGGTAAGCTCGCTGACTTTCAGACCATTTTTGATGCTTCCAAACAGCACATTCGCTCTTTTCCCGGCAACTGTCATCTGGAGCTTCTACGCGACCCCGACCAACCCAACGTTCGGATGACCTATAGCCTGTGGTCATCGGCCGAAGCGCTCGAAGCATACCGCCAAAGTGAGCTGTTCCGAACGACCTGGGCAGCAACAAAGGCCTTGTTTGCCGAGCGGGCAGTGGCCTTTTCGGGCGAGAAACTGGAAGAGATAATCCCTTTTGGTCGTATGAGTAAAATCACTTAGTGAACGTCTTCTTCATACCGACAAACTAACTGTTAACTTCTCATGAGTCGCTGGCTATCTGTCGTTTATCTGACTATCTGCCTGCTGAATGGGCTGGCCCCACAGGCGTTTGCCCAAACTGCCACGACTACACTAACGGGCTCCGTAGCCGATGCCACTACCGGCAAACCAATGTCCTTCGCCAACGTATATCTGAACGGGAGTACGCGCGGCACATTGACCAATGAACAAGGCTATTACTCGCTTACGGGTATACCATTGGGTACCGTAGAGATTGTGGCTTCTTTTGTTGGCTACCAACCCCAACGGGCCTCTTTACGCTTAACAACTGGCCAGGAGAACAGAGCTAATTTTCGCCTGAAACCAAGCGATCAGACCCTGCTTACCGTAACCGTTCGTGGCAATCAGAAGAAATGGGAACGGCACCTCAGGCAGTTTAAACGACAATTGCTCGGGGAACCCTTTGGGAGCCAATGCCTGATTCTGAATAGCGATGTGCTTAGTTTCAACGAAGAAGATGGTCATCTGAAAGCAACGGCTACTGAGCCAATTCTAATTGAAAACCAGGCATTAGGGTATAAATTAAGGTATGAGCTCCTGTATTTCGATGGGTCGTTCAAACGAGTGTTCTATGCAGGTACGGTACATTTTGACGAGATGAAAGCTGCTGATGAACGGCAGGCAAAACGCTTCCGACGGAACAGACTATTTGCCTACAAAGGCTCAACCCGGCATTTAATGGCCAGTTTAGTTGATGGTAACTACGAACGGGAAGGCTTTATGGTGTATCAGGAAAATCCGGACGTATTGCCGATGAGAACAATCTCCAACCGTATCGTTTTGGCTGGTTCTATTGCTACAGATACGACGAAAGGCCATCTGAAACCCCTAAAAGTAAAGGAATTAATACAGCCGGGGCGCTTGCCGTTTGAGCGACGATTACTATCGGATAAAACACTGATCGTTTTTTATACAAATGCAACCTCGTTCTATTCGCCCTATTCAGATGCACGCTATGCCTATTCAGAAATTAAACTACCTACTGGCGAAATACAACTGACAACAGATGGGACCATTACAATGCCGAATGGTATGGTTGCATCGGGATCATTATCCGACGACCGCCTATCCACAATGTTGCCTGCCGATTGGCAACCACCGAAACCAGATGCTGGTCCGACAACCAGCACAACTGCTACAGTCGCGCAGGTGACTCAGGGGAAATTTCTGCTGCCCGACGCCCGACAAAAGCGAATTGCAACGGCATTTAATGAACGGTTCCAGGCATTGGCACCGATTCTGTTTGTACACAACGATAAACCATTTTATGCCACTGGCGACCGGATGTGGTTAAGTGCTTATCTGCTCGATGCCGCCACAAACCGCCGTCCCCTGGGTGAAACTGCTATCCATGTTGACTTGCTGACACCCAGTGGGAAACTGGTACAACATCAGTGGCTACGGGTAGCCGATGGCCGTGCCGCAGGCAATTTTCGGCTATCAGATTCTTTGGTCTCTGGTACGTATCGGTTGAGGGCCTATACCGATGAAGACGATGGGCAGCGTCGACCTGCTTTTGAACGCACGATTGCCATTACTAATCTGTTTCAGAGCACCCCTCCCAAAGGAGTTGACTCCGAGTCCAAACCGCTGGATGTGCAGGTACTGCCCGAAGGTGGACGATGGATAACCGGACTGCCAGCCCGATTAGGCATTAAAGTCACAGATTCGGAAGGCCATGGAATACCAGCCTCAGGGGTGGTTGTGACAAATGAGGGTAAAGAGGTTTGCCGCCTGAACATCAACCCGTATGGAATGGGTAGTTTTAGTATGACGCCCGAAGCTGGTAAAAAGTATTATGCTGATGTAGTCTATAATAATCAACATCAGGTTGTTCTGCTCCCTCCGGCTGAATCCGAAGGCCTCGTACTGTCAGCTGATGCTGTTAGCGATACTAATCTACTGGCTTTAACGATTACGGGTACCAATAGGCCGTCAATTGATTCCGTTTACGTGTTGTTTCAGCAACAGGGGCGCTTGTTCGACCAACGGAAAATCCTGTTGCAAAACGGACTGGCGCGCGTTACTTTACCAACGGAGCCCTTTCCCCCCGGTCTTGTTCAGATTACATTGTTCGACGCAGCGGCCCACCCGCAGGCTGAACGCTTGGTATTTATAAGCGAGCAGTTGTCGCCTGTTCGGGTACTCATCGAGTTAAATAAACCGCACTATCAACCCCGGGAACGGGCAATTCTGAGTATCAACCTGAATGACGAGGGATTACCTGCTATGGCTGCCCTGTCGGCGTCCATTACCGATGCTGGACAAGTCCCTGAGGATACCGCTGCGGCTACGATTAAAACACACATATTGCTGACGGGCGAACTACGTGGACGCGTCGAATTTCCTAATTTTTACGTGAAAGACAACTCAATCGAAACACGCCGGGCCACCGATGATCTGCTGCTAACGCAGGGTTGGCGCCGAGTGAGTGGTACGCCCGCTACTGAACTGATGGGCGGAGTATCGTTGATGGGACGAGTGCTGAACGCAAAAAATCAACCTATTTCGGGAGCACAGGTCATGGTAGCGTCTACGGTGGCAGAACATTCATTCGTGCGGTCAGCAGGAACGAATGATAAGGGGCGGTTTCGGCTGGCCGGTCTGGAGATTGCCGATACCATACAGTTGATGACCCAACTCGCGGATCACCAACTGAAAAACTTTGCGGATAAAGATGCGCATCTGATTCTGGAGGGACCGTGGGTATCGTGGCAAGTCGATACCGTGAATGTGCATTCCAATTGGGCTATGTTGCATGCCCAGTTAGAGGCTGCCCGGCGTCGCCAGGAAAATGATAGCGATCTATATCGGGATAAAACGGCCAAGCTGTTGAAGGCCGTAACCGTGCGGGCAAGAAAACTGGATGACCGGCCTGGCGATATTCAGCGGTCGAGCTTACACAGTGAAGCCGACGCTACCCTTACGTTTGATGAAACATCCCCCCGATTCGCCAATCTCTATGAAATGATGCGGGGGAGAGTGGCGGGAGTAAACATTACACAACAACCTTTAACCGGTAGCTATCAAGTCGTTATTCGGGGTGTTGGTACACTGAAGAGTGGCTCCCAACCCCTGTACCTACTCGATGGTATGACTATTCAGGATAACGATGGTACGGCACTACTTTCGTTCAATCCGGGTGATATTGAGCGCATTGAAGTATTGAAAAATGGTGGTACTGCGGGTATCTATGGCGTTCGGGGTGGTAATGGCGTCATTGCTTTTTACACGAAACGATTCCGGCCTGATCAACAAAAAAGCGCAGCAAAAGGGGGAATGAAACCCTTGCAACTTATTGGCTACGCGTCGGTTCAGCGGGAGTTTTATTTGCCAAAATATGCTACCGAAACGCAGCCGGGTACGTTATCGGATCGGATTGATCGCCGGGATGTACTCTACTGGAAACCTCTGATGCAAACGGATAGCCAGGGACACAG
Coding sequences:
- a CDS encoding response regulator transcription factor, which produces MKILLVEDEPDLQKAVSQYLESEGYTVTTADTYQQATEKAHDYDYDCVVVDLMLPGGNGLDLVRALKRRQSTAGIIVVTAKDALADKLTGLDAGADDYLTKPFHLPELNARLRSVLRRRLFGGQAQVQAGDITLWPDQQRVSIHDTDLKLTGKEYELLLFLVTNAERLLSKSAIAEHVWGDAMDAADSHEFLYTHVKNLRRKLINAGCPDYIQTRYGAGYVFSIRTP
- a CDS encoding aldo/keto reductase, which codes for MNYRTFGRTGWQVSEIGYGMWGLAGWTGSDKQEVLRALQRSVELGCNFFDTAWAYADGVSEEILNQLLKNNTDKQLYAATKIPPKNRIWPSKPDFKLDDVFPADYIVEYTEKSLKNLGVETIDLQQFHVWEDSWANYDEWQEAVTKLTQQGKVRAWGVSVNRWEPDNCLNTIRTGLIDAVQVIYNIFDQNPEDNLFPLCREMNIGVIARVPFDEGTLTGTFTKETTFPASDWRSTYFVPENLNSSVDHADALKPLIPAGMTMPEMALRFILSNPDVHTTIPGMRQIRNVEANTAASDGAGLSPELLRELKGHRWDRTPTEWSQ
- a CDS encoding GxxExxY protein, whose amino-acid sequence is MNERIYNTLNHKIIGACIEVHRELGPGLLESVYEECLAFELEALGLHVERQVELPVVYKGHLLNKTFFMDIVVEEMIVIELKAVQELTPLNHIQTLTYLRMAQMKLGLLINFNVELLRDGIHRKINGKLNK
- a CDS encoding putative quinol monooxygenase encodes the protein MLVRIVRMTFQEGKLADFQTIFDASKQHIRSFPGNCHLELLRDPDQPNVRMTYSLWSSAEALEAYRQSELFRTTWAATKALFAERAVAFSGEKLEEIIPFGRMSKIT
- a CDS encoding carboxypeptidase regulatory-like domain-containing protein, translating into MSRWLSVVYLTICLLNGLAPQAFAQTATTTLTGSVADATTGKPMSFANVYLNGSTRGTLTNEQGYYSLTGIPLGTVEIVASFVGYQPQRASLRLTTGQENRANFRLKPSDQTLLTVTVRGNQKKWERHLRQFKRQLLGEPFGSQCLILNSDVLSFNEEDGHLKATATEPILIENQALGYKLRYELLYFDGSFKRVFYAGTVHFDEMKAADERQAKRFRRNRLFAYKGSTRHLMASLVDGNYEREGFMVYQENPDVLPMRTISNRIVLAGSIATDTTKGHLKPLKVKELIQPGRLPFERRLLSDKTLIVFYTNATSFYSPYSDARYAYSEIKLPTGEIQLTTDGTITMPNGMVASGSLSDDRLSTMLPADWQPPKPDAGPTTSTTATVAQVTQGKFLLPDARQKRIATAFNERFQALAPILFVHNDKPFYATGDRMWLSAYLLDAATNRRPLGETAIHVDLLTPSGKLVQHQWLRVADGRAAGNFRLSDSLVSGTYRLRAYTDEDDGQRRPAFERTIAITNLFQSTPPKGVDSESKPLDVQVLPEGGRWITGLPARLGIKVTDSEGHGIPASGVVVTNEGKEVCRLNINPYGMGSFSMTPEAGKKYYADVVYNNQHQVVLLPPAESEGLVLSADAVSDTNLLALTITGTNRPSIDSVYVLFQQQGRLFDQRKILLQNGLARVTLPTEPFPPGLVQITLFDAAAHPQAERLVFISEQLSPVRVLIELNKPHYQPRERAILSINLNDEGLPAMAALSASITDAGQVPEDTAAATIKTHILLTGELRGRVEFPNFYVKDNSIETRRATDDLLLTQGWRRVSGTPATELMGGVSLMGRVLNAKNQPISGAQVMVASTVAEHSFVRSAGTNDKGRFRLAGLEIADTIQLMTQLADHQLKNFADKDAHLILEGPWVSWQVDTVNVHSNWAMLHAQLEAARRRQENDSDLYRDKTAKLLKAVTVRARKLDDRPGDIQRSSLHSEADATLTFDETSPRFANLYEMMRGRVAGVNITQQPLTGSYQVVIRGVGTLKSGSQPLYLLDGMTIQDNDGTALLSFNPGDIERIEVLKNGGTAGIYGVRGGNGVIAFYTKRFRPDQQKSAAKGGMKPLQLIGYASVQREFYLPKYATETQPGTLSDRIDRRDVLYWKPLMQTDSQGHSQLIFPLSDVVRTVRVTLQGITDTGRPIAVTKLIQVQ